One stretch of Candidatus Hydrogenedens sp. DNA includes these proteins:
- the dnaB gene encoding replicative DNA helicase, with translation MSSSRKKLSNIEKLPGLIDREPPKSIEAERYVLGAILLNAEAFKEALDVFGFNTEGLFYYTPHQIIFDAMIEIHEKKKPDVHAVISHLESKKQLTDAGGASYITELMSSVTTSANITYYASIVLEMAMLRRLIERCSYIIGRAYEAQTPVKELVDHAESEIFTIAAQRKINPIFSFKDIVQPIVKGLEDRIKKGEVITGIPTGFDILDYYLCGLQPSEMIVLAARPSVGKTAFALNIAKNVASQQDKDGNPYGVLIFSLEMAKEQLIQRLICMVGRIDGQFLRKTNLAKDSLAHIIEAGGQLADSYIYVDDTPSINIMELRSKARRHLLQHPEVKLIIIDYLQLMSVANRGENRQVEIAEISRQIKGLARELGIPILTLCQLSREAERESAIPKLSHLRESGAIEQDADVVLFLHHGKQEKKGEKEADKKKVKDPVNIQLDIAKQRNGPIGSIHLAFYRRYQLFSPISDVDESSAPDSSSKQYAEEEESPF, from the coding sequence ATGTCATCGTCTCGGAAAAAATTAAGCAACATTGAAAAACTTCCGGGACTGATTGACCGTGAGCCCCCAAAGTCGATAGAAGCAGAACGGTATGTATTGGGGGCAATACTTTTAAATGCGGAAGCATTTAAAGAAGCCTTAGATGTTTTCGGGTTCAACACAGAAGGGTTATTTTATTATACTCCGCATCAAATAATATTTGATGCTATGATAGAAATCCATGAGAAGAAGAAACCCGACGTTCATGCTGTAATTAGTCATCTCGAGTCTAAAAAACAATTAACAGATGCAGGTGGTGCTTCGTATATCACCGAATTAATGAGTTCTGTAACAACCTCCGCAAATATTACTTACTATGCAAGTATTGTTCTCGAAATGGCAATGTTACGACGCCTGATTGAACGGTGCAGTTATATTATTGGCAGAGCGTATGAAGCACAGACGCCTGTTAAGGAACTGGTAGACCACGCAGAAAGTGAAATCTTTACTATTGCTGCACAACGGAAAATTAATCCCATCTTTTCGTTTAAAGATATTGTACAACCTATCGTAAAAGGGCTTGAAGACCGAATTAAAAAAGGAGAGGTAATTACAGGTATACCAACAGGTTTTGATATTCTTGACTATTATCTCTGTGGTTTGCAACCTTCGGAAATGATTGTCCTTGCAGCTCGACCTTCCGTAGGAAAAACAGCATTTGCATTAAATATCGCAAAAAACGTAGCATCCCAACAGGATAAGGATGGCAACCCCTACGGCGTGTTAATCTTTAGTTTGGAGATGGCGAAGGAGCAGTTAATCCAACGATTAATTTGCATGGTTGGGAGAATAGATGGGCAGTTTTTGCGTAAAACAAATCTGGCGAAGGATTCATTAGCCCATATTATTGAGGCTGGAGGGCAATTAGCAGATTCGTATATTTATGTAGATGACACACCAAGTATAAATATTATGGAACTCCGTTCAAAAGCGCGACGTCATTTATTACAACATCCCGAAGTTAAACTTATTATTATTGATTATCTACAATTAATGAGTGTGGCAAACCGTGGCGAAAATCGACAGGTAGAAATTGCAGAAATTTCACGACAAATTAAAGGTTTGGCACGTGAGTTAGGTATACCTATCCTTACATTATGCCAATTAAGTCGTGAGGCTGAAAGAGAGTCAGCGATACCAAAGCTTTCCCATCTGCGGGAATCTGGTGCTATCGAACAGGATGCTGATGTTGTGCTCTTTTTACATCACGGAAAACAGGAAAAAAAAGGTGAAAAAGAGGCTGATAAAAAGAAGGTTAAAGACCCTGTAAACATTCAGCTGGATATTGCAAAACAACGAAACGGACCAATAGGGTCTATTCATTTAGCATTTTACCGTAGGTATCAGTTGTTTTCCCCGATAAGTGATGTAGATGAGTCAAGTGCTCCTGATTCATCCTCAAAACAATATGCAGAGGAAGAGGAGAGTCCATTTTAA
- a CDS encoding HD domain-containing protein, which yields MLITNLIKFLNRMFGLFNPSLAPHLAQVTYLSKKIGEHLELSPQSIQDLVVASSIHDVGLLSLSQKESYLLLEENFPATHSLTVFLLFNKIPFFSQPSRIVKYHHVNYNDSENSLEKQYPDKQPIPIESFIIRLADRIAVHINPTQPILEQIENIYQYIETKKDIFHPEVLNVFYSILKKRDYLWLDLLSVPPEILLERILQDNITYIPENEIFLKVAEVIGHLIDFKSQFTASHSYCVAEISSWLFHTNTPPANEKCNYIREVGFLHDIGKLGIPIEILEKPGKVNSQEWNIMRSHAYYSHIALETMYGDYPCLRYAPYHHEKLDGSGYPFGLKEDDIHIIARTISIADVFTAITEKRPYRAELSENEVVGIMKPMANAKKLDKDIVDFILTHFKEAKERRDEAEFIARQTYNSIRDNIKKYYELEVKKEI from the coding sequence ATGCTGATAACAAATCTTATAAAATTCTTAAATAGGATGTTTGGGTTATTTAACCCATCCTTAGCACCCCATTTAGCACAAGTTACATATCTAAGTAAAAAAATCGGCGAACATTTAGAATTATCCCCTCAATCCATTCAAGACTTGGTTGTTGCTTCATCTATACATGATGTTGGTTTACTTTCATTATCGCAAAAAGAAAGTTACCTATTATTAGAAGAGAATTTCCCAGCAACCCATTCCTTGACTGTGTTTTTATTATTCAATAAAATTCCTTTTTTTAGCCAACCTTCACGGATTGTCAAGTATCATCATGTAAATTACAACGATTCAGAGAATAGTCTGGAAAAACAGTATCCTGATAAACAACCAATACCGATTGAGAGTTTCATAATAAGATTAGCAGATAGAATTGCGGTTCATATTAATCCAACACAACCTATTTTAGAGCAGATAGAAAATATTTACCAATACATTGAGACAAAAAAAGACATCTTTCATCCAGAGGTCTTGAATGTTTTTTATTCGATATTAAAGAAAAGAGACTACCTATGGCTTGATTTACTATCCGTCCCCCCAGAAATATTGTTAGAAAGGATATTGCAGGATAACATTACGTATATCCCCGAAAATGAAATATTTTTAAAGGTAGCTGAGGTTATAGGGCATCTTATTGACTTTAAAAGCCAGTTCACAGCCAGTCATAGTTATTGTGTTGCAGAGATATCATCTTGGTTATTTCATACAAATACACCTCCAGCCAATGAAAAATGCAATTACATCAGAGAAGTAGGCTTTCTTCATGATATCGGCAAATTAGGAATTCCTATTGAGATACTTGAAAAACCAGGCAAGGTAAATTCACAAGAATGGAACATAATGCGTTCTCATGCTTACTATAGCCACATCGCATTGGAAACTATGTATGGTGATTATCCTTGCCTTAGATATGCCCCATACCACCATGAAAAGTTAGATGGTTCTGGTTATCCCTTCGGATTGAAAGAGGATGATATTCATATAATTGCACGGACTATATCCATAGCCGATGTTTTTACAGCGATAACCGAAAAGAGACCTTACCGTGCAGAGTTGTCTGAAAATGAAGTGGTCGGTATTATGAAGCCTATGGCAAATGCAAAAAAATTAGATAAGGATATTGTAGACTTTATTCTTACTCACTTTAAGGAAGCAAAGGAACGACGGGACGAAGCAGAATTTATAGCAAGGCAAACGTACAATAGCATTAGGGATAACATAAAAAAATACTACGAATTAGAAGTAAAAAAAGAGATATAA
- the dapA gene encoding 4-hydroxy-tetrahydrodipicolinate synthase, with protein MFKGSWVALVTPFKENFEVDFDAYGKLVDFHIQQGTHGLVPCGCTGEAATLSHEEQKECIRFVVERVAGRLPIVAGTGSNNTAEAIDLTRYAKEVGCDGALLITPYYNKPTQAGLIAHYHAIAKEVDIPIVLYNVPSRTGIKLEAETVAELNKVPNIVCIKEAGGSVDQVSQILSLCDITVLSGDDSLTLPMMSVGAMGVISVAANVVPAEIAHMCTLALEGNYAKAREIHYRCMPLFKALFYETNPMPVKAVLARMGMIKNILRLPLVPMSEPQYKRLEQVLQKLNLI; from the coding sequence ATGTTTAAGGGTTCATGGGTCGCATTAGTAACACCATTTAAGGAAAATTTTGAAGTAGATTTTGATGCATACGGTAAGTTAGTAGATTTTCATATTCAGCAGGGAACGCATGGTTTAGTCCCTTGTGGTTGTACTGGTGAAGCGGCTACGTTATCCCATGAAGAACAAAAAGAATGTATTCGTTTTGTGGTAGAACGGGTCGCAGGTAGGCTTCCTATAGTCGCAGGAACAGGGTCAAATAATACTGCAGAAGCCATCGATTTAACCCGCTATGCCAAAGAGGTTGGATGTGATGGTGCTTTATTAATCACCCCATACTATAATAAACCTACACAAGCAGGGCTTATTGCTCATTATCATGCCATTGCCAAAGAGGTAGATATACCTATTGTGCTTTATAATGTGCCAAGTAGAACAGGAATTAAACTGGAAGCTGAAACAGTGGCAGAGTTAAATAAAGTGCCAAATATTGTGTGTATTAAAGAAGCTGGCGGTAGCGTTGACCAAGTTTCTCAAATTCTTTCGCTATGCGATATTACTGTCTTGTCAGGTGATGACAGTCTCACTCTGCCCATGATGTCTGTAGGTGCAATGGGTGTTATCTCTGTCGCTGCAAATGTTGTCCCTGCAGAGATTGCCCACATGTGCACCCTTGCTTTAGAAGGAAACTATGCCAAAGCACGTGAAATACATTATCGGTGCATGCCGTTATTCAAAGCATTATTCTATGAAACCAATCCTATGCCTGTAAAAGCAGTATTAGCACGGATGGGTATGATTAAGAACATCCTACGTCTGCCCTTAGTACCTATGAGTGAACCCCAATACAAACGGCTTGAACAGGTATTACAAAAACTCAACCTTATTTAG
- a CDS encoding DUF72 domain-containing protein — MNSTISNNHPTTGLSPCYIGVSGWSYEDWKGTVFPLTLPKTTHPIRYLAQWINCIEINVTYYRLINPSMSKNWVKQVEGDKDFLFTVKLWNKFTHEKKEHLEPQDIDSFVHSIEPILNANKLGCILIQFPYRFHRTPENRKYLAELISSLYTLPVAVEFRHKSWFHPQVLAGFRQRAIAFCNIDQPLVDSYCLPPTEEVTAEFAYVRFHGRNAEHWFSEESSRDERYNYLYSEQELDPWVERIQNIRTKAKRVFILMNNHFAGKALINAIQLREKLGYPVSTPIPYELQQIIDKEKK; from the coding sequence ATGAATTCCACAATATCAAATAATCACCCAACAACAGGATTATCTCCATGTTATATTGGCGTTTCTGGTTGGTCGTATGAAGATTGGAAAGGGACTGTTTTTCCATTAACATTGCCAAAGACCACACATCCTATCCGCTACCTTGCACAGTGGATTAATTGTATTGAGATAAACGTTACTTATTATCGACTTATAAACCCATCCATGAGTAAAAACTGGGTAAAACAAGTTGAGGGCGATAAAGACTTTTTATTCACAGTAAAACTGTGGAATAAGTTCACCCATGAAAAAAAGGAGCATTTAGAACCTCAAGATATAGACTCCTTTGTTCACTCTATTGAACCAATATTAAATGCGAATAAGTTAGGTTGTATTCTCATTCAATTTCCATACCGTTTTCATCGCACTCCTGAAAACAGAAAATACCTCGCTGAACTTATCTCGTCTCTCTATACCTTACCAGTTGCGGTAGAGTTCCGCCATAAATCGTGGTTTCATCCACAGGTTTTAGCAGGTTTTCGACAACGAGCCATAGCCTTCTGTAATATAGACCAACCTTTAGTAGATTCCTATTGTCTACCACCTACTGAGGAAGTAACTGCTGAATTTGCTTATGTTCGTTTCCACGGTAGAAATGCAGAACATTGGTTTTCAGAAGAATCCAGCCGTGATGAAAGATATAACTACCTTTATAGTGAACAGGAATTAGACCCATGGGTTGAGCGAATTCAAAATATACGAACCAAAGCCAAGCGTGTGTTCATTCTAATGAATAATCACTTTGCAGGGAAAGCCTTGATTAATGCAATTCAACTTCGTGAAAAATTAGGTTATCCCGTCTCCACTCCAATACCTTATGAATTACAACAAATTATAGACAAAGAGAAAAAGTAA
- a CDS encoding glycosyltransferase family 39 protein: MIRTKEEIRQEQLEKLKWKVTSYFFWSALFPLAVFLRLYRLGTWSLWYDECASIQLSKLVDNKLSFLSPMLNNEPPMNPLLTFIWGHILGAIRFWELYSVWDDFAWRLLPCFWSILSVIVFYRVSKWMLDRPIAVVIATLLFVISPFQIYYAQELRIYSFYVLLNLLGLLFLFRILSKNGWKDWIGLGCIFVLLMYSHYFSVWTIFITNLFILVLMGLGRRNLFRKWFWTNVVAGIFVLPALYLAWEFHQIVSNIRYVWYPNPTIKTGLITWKNFFAGYTSDTTVYWILFCLSLFLFVYGLWAYRNQPEQGFYVFLMSLVPIFINVFFWGARHFSFYEHRLFIFSGVVALFAIAKGIHGLRYNAVRGAVLFIFILLTSSCLLDFYNQRLHPVDMHRLGVYHKVDFRSVGKWVREHFQEGDIIIYPSHFMAPSMRHYLEDYPQCRVGMSAIDVQVHIDTFGNPTLLQHHGLLPVPIEQATRKYNRLWFLESHGITFEYKPHTEPIRKYLNENWERKEFKIFSGLSVTLYQRKTNTSG; this comes from the coding sequence ATGATTCGAACAAAAGAAGAGATAAGACAGGAACAACTGGAAAAATTAAAATGGAAAGTGACTTCATATTTTTTTTGGAGTGCCCTTTTCCCGTTAGCAGTTTTTTTGCGTCTATATAGATTAGGCACATGGAGTTTATGGTATGACGAGTGTGCCTCTATTCAGTTAAGTAAACTGGTGGATAACAAACTTAGTTTCCTCTCGCCAATGTTAAATAATGAACCGCCTATGAACCCATTACTTACATTTATATGGGGGCATATACTTGGAGCCATTCGATTTTGGGAGTTGTATTCTGTTTGGGATGATTTTGCATGGCGATTGCTTCCCTGTTTTTGGAGTATCTTGTCCGTTATTGTGTTTTACCGAGTTTCGAAATGGATGCTGGACAGACCGATAGCGGTGGTTATAGCAACGTTGTTATTTGTTATTTCACCTTTTCAGATTTATTATGCACAAGAATTGCGAATTTATTCCTTTTATGTGTTGTTAAATTTATTAGGTCTTCTTTTCCTATTTCGTATTCTTTCAAAGAATGGATGGAAGGACTGGATTGGATTAGGTTGTATTTTTGTCCTGCTGATGTATTCCCATTATTTTAGTGTGTGGACAATTTTTATTACGAATTTATTTATCCTTGTTCTTATGGGTTTAGGTAGACGCAATTTGTTTCGAAAGTGGTTCTGGACCAATGTAGTTGCGGGCATATTTGTCTTGCCTGCTTTATATCTTGCGTGGGAGTTTCACCAAATTGTATCGAACATCCGTTATGTGTGGTATCCAAACCCGACAATAAAGACAGGACTTATCACGTGGAAAAACTTTTTTGCTGGTTATACATCGGACACGACTGTTTACTGGATATTATTTTGCCTGTCCTTGTTCTTATTTGTATATGGTTTATGGGCATACCGTAATCAACCTGAACAAGGGTTTTATGTCTTTCTAATGAGTCTTGTTCCTATCTTTATAAATGTTTTTTTCTGGGGGGCAAGGCATTTTTCCTTTTATGAACACCGATTGTTTATTTTTTCAGGGGTTGTTGCTTTGTTTGCAATCGCAAAAGGAATCCATGGGCTAAGATACAATGCAGTCCGAGGGGCAGTTTTATTTATTTTTATTCTTCTTACCAGTTCATGTTTGCTGGATTTTTATAATCAGCGGTTGCATCCTGTAGATATGCATCGACTGGGTGTTTATCATAAGGTTGATTTTCGAAGTGTAGGAAAGTGGGTTCGAGAACATTTTCAAGAAGGAGATATTATTATTTACCCGAGTCATTTTATGGCTCCTTCTATGAGGCACTATTTAGAGGATTATCCTCAATGTCGGGTAGGTATGAGTGCTATTGATGTTCAGGTGCATATCGATACATTTGGCAATCCAACACTGTTACAACATCATGGGTTATTACCCGTTCCGATTGAACAGGCAACAAGGAAATATAACCGTCTGTGGTTTCTGGAATCACATGGTATTACTTTTGAATACAAGCCACATACAGAACCTATTCGGAAATATCTTAATGAAAACTGGGAAAGAAAGGAATTTAAGATTTTCAGTGGTTTGAGTGTCACCTTGTATCAACGAAAAACTAACACTTCAGGATAG
- the rplI gene encoding 50S ribosomal protein L9, producing MKVILCRDIEKLGKVGETVNVADGFARNYLIPRKLAVSVQSASAAEIKHHFEIIQRRETKRKAQMESVAKQLNAITIEFKIRAGDEDKLFGSVTSAMIAEELHKMHFDIDRKQIVLEEPIKTLGIFCVPVKLGSGVTAELKVWVSQLTDENSTENNEG from the coding sequence ATGAAAGTGATACTATGTCGCGACATTGAGAAGTTAGGAAAGGTCGGAGAAACTGTAAATGTTGCCGATGGTTTTGCTCGCAACTATCTTATTCCGCGCAAATTAGCTGTATCTGTGCAGTCCGCATCTGCTGCTGAAATCAAGCATCATTTTGAAATTATTCAGAGGCGCGAAACAAAACGGAAAGCACAGATGGAGTCGGTAGCTAAACAGTTAAATGCCATTACAATCGAGTTCAAAATACGAGCTGGAGATGAGGATAAACTGTTTGGCTCTGTAACGTCCGCAATGATTGCAGAAGAACTCCATAAAATGCATTTTGACATTGACCGCAAACAGATTGTTCTTGAAGAGCCCATAAAAACGTTAGGTATCTTCTGTGTCCCAGTAAAATTAGGAAGTGGCGTTACTGCGGAATTGAAGGTTTGGGTAAGCCAGCTTACGGATGAAAATTCGACAGAGAATAATGAAGGTTAA
- a CDS encoding RelA/SpoT family protein, protein MNSSAPNIIPSDVEERFASLSEYLKSAGMNEKDIRRIQKAFDLAQHAHEGQKRLSGEPYIIHPIEVAKLLSELGLDASTIMAGLLHDVFEDTSLSREELEKEMGRAVLHIIEGVTAVSKQQMKAVLRENEKIRKLATLRKLLIASVRDVRVLLVKLADRLHNMRTIQYLSDEAQTRIAQETMNIYAPVAHRLGIYRWKMELEDLSFAVLLPVEYECLKQRIAKTQQEREREIKELIAYMQTELQRLGIKARILGRPKHLYSTYRKMQRQQIPLERVMDLYAIRVIVSTVEECYSVLDIAHQLGNLIPERFRDHIKKPRSNGYRSLHTTVFIPRKYPLEIQIRTEEMDREAEFGIAAHWFYKEGGIIDDARLQRHIEWLRNMAMELSSADGELITLKDIQDDLKISEIFAFTPKGDVIELPLNSTVLDFAYSIHTDIGNHCIGARINGKFVPIHTRLNTGDVVEILTSPKQEPRLGWLKLVNFGRARNKIRRHLRERGILPKEEEEEELTKKEEKKEMPPQPLFIPDLSVLTKTDFANKNETLEKERHLSIRIDGEKNISVQFSKCCNPLPGDEVLGYSTVKGAITIHKKDCRVFNSVPRDTSRIHKAWWESDNISKITIHVLARPSPTIIQEITTLLIENKIPVIDANYKSLRHGLIKFEFTQNIMPTASMKSSDYIIRSIRSINGVIQVRRTIVSI, encoded by the coding sequence ATGAACTCTTCTGCACCGAATATCATTCCTTCCGATGTTGAGGAGAGATTTGCGTCTTTATCGGAATATCTTAAATCGGCAGGAATGAATGAAAAGGACATCCGTAGAATACAAAAAGCATTTGATTTAGCCCAGCATGCCCACGAGGGACAAAAACGCCTTTCTGGAGAACCCTACATTATTCACCCTATCGAAGTGGCGAAACTTCTCTCAGAATTAGGTCTGGATGCCAGTACTATAATGGCAGGCTTACTTCATGATGTCTTTGAGGATACGTCACTATCTCGTGAAGAGCTCGAAAAGGAAATGGGAAGAGCAGTACTACACATCATTGAAGGGGTTACCGCCGTTTCAAAACAACAAATGAAAGCCGTCCTCCGTGAAAATGAGAAAATCCGCAAGTTGGCAACCTTACGCAAGTTACTAATAGCGAGTGTGCGTGATGTTCGGGTGTTATTAGTAAAATTGGCTGACCGCCTACATAATATGCGGACTATCCAATACTTATCAGATGAGGCTCAAACCCGAATTGCTCAGGAAACAATGAACATTTATGCTCCTGTTGCACATCGCCTTGGAATCTACCGATGGAAAATGGAATTAGAAGACCTTTCTTTTGCTGTTCTTTTACCTGTAGAGTATGAATGTCTCAAACAACGAATTGCTAAAACCCAACAGGAACGTGAAAGGGAAATAAAAGAGCTTATCGCTTATATGCAAACAGAATTGCAGAGACTTGGTATCAAGGCACGTATTTTAGGCAGGCCAAAACATCTATATAGCACCTACCGAAAAATGCAACGACAACAAATCCCCTTGGAACGGGTAATGGACTTATACGCAATACGGGTCATTGTCTCTACAGTTGAGGAATGTTATAGCGTGCTGGATATTGCCCATCAGTTAGGGAATCTAATTCCTGAACGGTTCCGCGACCATATAAAAAAACCCAGAAGTAATGGCTACCGTTCTCTCCATACCACCGTATTCATTCCCCGTAAATATCCCTTAGAAATTCAAATTCGCACTGAGGAGATGGACCGGGAAGCAGAATTTGGTATCGCAGCACACTGGTTCTACAAAGAAGGAGGGATTATAGATGATGCACGATTACAACGTCATATCGAATGGCTACGAAATATGGCTATGGAATTATCCTCCGCTGATGGTGAATTAATTACTCTAAAAGATATTCAGGATGACCTGAAAATATCCGAAATTTTCGCCTTTACACCAAAAGGTGACGTGATAGAATTACCGTTGAATTCTACGGTGCTTGACTTTGCTTATTCAATACACACCGACATCGGGAACCATTGCATTGGTGCACGTATTAATGGTAAATTTGTCCCTATTCATACCCGACTTAATACAGGTGATGTGGTAGAAATCCTTACTTCCCCGAAACAGGAACCTCGATTGGGCTGGTTAAAATTAGTGAATTTCGGGAGGGCACGAAATAAAATCCGTCGTCATCTCCGCGAACGGGGTATCCTACCTAAAGAAGAGGAAGAAGAGGAATTAACAAAAAAAGAAGAAAAGAAGGAAATGCCTCCTCAACCCTTGTTTATTCCCGACCTTTCCGTCTTAACAAAAACCGACTTCGCCAATAAGAACGAGACCCTTGAAAAAGAACGACACCTAAGCATCCGTATTGATGGTGAGAAGAACATATCTGTCCAATTTAGCAAATGTTGCAATCCACTCCCTGGCGACGAGGTATTAGGCTATTCTACTGTTAAAGGAGCAATTACAATCCATAAAAAAGATTGCAGGGTTTTCAATAGTGTTCCCCGTGATACATCACGTATCCACAAAGCATGGTGGGAAAGTGACAACATCTCTAAAATAACCATTCATGTTTTGGCACGTCCGTCACCAACTATAATTCAGGAAATCACCACATTGTTAATAGAAAATAAAATACCTGTAATCGATGCAAATTATAAATCCCTTCGACATGGACTAATTAAATTTGAATTTACACAAAATATCATGCCCACTGCGAGTATGAAATCATCCGATTATATTATCCGTTCCATTCGCTCCATTAATGGAGTTATACAAGTTCGACGGACAATCGTTTCTATATAA